A stretch of DNA from Burkholderiales bacterium:
CGAGAGCAACAACAAGCACTAGGGCCGATACCTTTACGGCTTGCTTGGCGCGCGCGCAAATTTCGCCCTCGCTGCGGTGTTGCAGATACACCGCCCCGTGCATGGTGAGCATGGAAAGGCTTACCACCCCGGCCAACAGCGCGAACGGATTTAACAGCGCCCAGAACGAGCCGGTGTAGGTCACGCGCAAATCGGCGTCGTAATGAAACGGCACGCCCAGCAGGAGATTGCCGAATGCCACGCCGAAAATCAAAGCCGGGACGCTGCCGCCGGCAAACAATCCCCAGTCCCAGGCATTGCGCCAGCGCGGATCCTGCAGTTTGCTGCGGTAATCAAAACCGACCGGCCGGAAAAACAGCGCGAACAGGGTGAGCATCAAGGCGATGTAAAAACCGGAAAACGCCGCGGCATAGACCAGCGGCCAGGCGGCGAAGATGGCGCCGCCGGCAGTGATGAACCAAACCTGATTACCTTCCCAGGTCGCGCCCACCGAGTTGATGATGACGCGGCGCTCTTCGTCGTTTTTGCCGAGGAAGGGGAGCAGCGTTCCGACGCCCATGTCGAAACCGTCCATCACGGCGAAACCAATCAGCAGCAGGCCGACGAACAGCCACCAGATAAATTTGAGCGTCACATAGTCGAATATCATGCGCGTGCTCCCGCAGCTTCGTGGTGGTAGTTGCCGGTTCCCAGGCTGCTCGGTCCCAGCCGCGCGTACTTGAACATCAGATACAGTTCGACGATGAGCAGGAAGGTGTAGAAGAAAATAAATCCGGCGAGGCTGAAATAAATCTTGCCCGCTTCGATATTGGACGTGCTCAAAAAAGTCGGCAGCACGTCGGAAATGGTCCACGGCTGACGGCCGTATTCGGCGACGATCCAACCGAGCTCTGCCGCGATCCATGGCAGCGGGATGGAGTAGAGCGCGAGCTTCAACAGCCAGGTCTGGTGATGAACATCGCGCCTGGCGCAGAAATAGAAAGCGCAAGAAAAGATAAACAAAAAGAGGATTCCTAGTCCCACCATGATGCGGAACGACCAGAAGATGGGCGCCACTTTCGGAATCGTGTCGTTCGCGGCTTTCACTTTCTGTTCCAGCGTGGCGTCCACCACGCCAGGCGTGTATTTCTTGAGCAGCAAACCATAGCCCAGGTCGGCCTTGTGCTTCGCAAAGGTTTCCAGCACTTCCTGGCTTTTGTCGCCGCTGCGCAGCTTTTGTAATGCGGCATAGGCAATGATGCCGCTGTCTATGCGCTTCAAATGTTCGGCCTTGAGCTCTTTGATGCCGAGCACTTTCTCGTCCACCGAGCGGGTGGCGATCAGCCCCAGCACGTAGGGGATTCGTAGGGCGTAATCGGTGCGCTCTTTTTCATCGTTGGGAATGCCGAAAAAGGTGAAAGCCGCGGGCGGCGCCGCGGTTTCCCATTCCGCCTCTATCACCGCGAGCTTTACTTTTTGTACTTCGCCGGTGGTGTAGCCGCTTTCATCGCCCAGCACAATGACCGAAAGGGTGGAAGCAAGCCCAAACCCGGCTGCCACGGCAAATGAGCGCAAGGCGAATCCGGTGTCGCGGTGTTTGAGCAGGTAATAG
This window harbors:
- the cydB gene encoding cytochrome d ubiquinol oxidase subunit II, translated to MIFDYVTLKFIWWLFVGLLLIGFAVMDGFDMGVGTLLPFLGKNDEERRVIINSVGATWEGNQVWFITAGGAIFAAWPLVYAAAFSGFYIALMLTLFALFFRPVGFDYRSKLQDPRWRNAWDWGLFAGGSVPALIFGVAFGNLLLGVPFHYDADLRVTYTGSFWALLNPFALLAGVVSLSMLTMHGAVYLQHRSEGEICARAKQAVKVSALVLVVALVLAGLWIASGIEGYKIISMPSPNTAFTPLAKVVEKSAGAWLNNYTLYPWTIFAPILAIGGAILALLLSATNRPATAFIFSALSVAGVILTAGLAMFPFIMPSSTSPNSSLTAWDAVSSHRTLSIMFWATVVFLPLIAAYTSWVYRVLRGKITVQSIRDNEHTSY
- a CDS encoding cytochrome ubiquinol oxidase subunit I translates to MPSAEVVELSRLQFAVTALYHFLFVPLTLGLSWILVIMESVYVMTGKPVYRDMTQFWGKLFGINFAMGVATGITLEFQFGTNWAYFSHYVGDIFGAPLALEGLMAFFLESTFVGLFFFGWQRLTKVQHLGVTFLVALGSNLSALWILIANAWMQNPVGAEFNYETMRMELVSFPQLFFNPVAGVKFVHTVAAGYVTASLFVLGISSYYLLKHRDTGFALRSFAVAAGFGLASTLSVIVLGDESGYTTGEVQKVKLAVIEAEWETAAPPAAFTFFGIPNDEKERTDYALRIPYVLGLIATRSVDEKVLGIKELKAEHLKRIDSGIIAYAALQKLRSGDKSQEVLETFAKHKADLGYGLLLKKYTPGVVDATLEQKVKAANDTIPKVAPIFWSFRIMVGLGILFLFIFSCAFYFCARRDVHHQTWLLKLALYSIPLPWIAAELGWIVAEYGRQPWTISDVLPTFLSTSNIEAGKIYFSLAGFIFFYTFLLIVELYLMFKYARLGPSSLGTGNYHHEAAGARA